One segment of Methylotenera versatilis 79 DNA contains the following:
- a CDS encoding secretin N-terminal domain-containing protein: MALASCAYAPWEKSPAKGGTPEEKVAAVQKRADVKADAVLETTIRRKDLLVTKELAVKQLAEQADLAKEKGQYDEADIIYDRILSFLPEDPNAIKGKALINQQKEQDKKLQQATELFAEKKVEPASEKVREVLMENPQQAKAIELQKQIEAQINPVKITPPSLKPPFDKLVSLELRDANIKVVFEALSRATGINFILDKDIKPDTKATIFIKKARIDEAIDMVLSSNGLQKKALSDNTALVFPSTPQKFKDYKDLVIRSFFFTNTNAKQVSALLKTMLKTKDIFVDERLNMLVMRDTPEVIKIAEKLIAANDLEDPEVMLDIEVLEVSRNRLQELGIIYPNQLSVVTADALTLESLKAIKSANIGVSPNPAINFKKTTGDVNLLSNPRIRVKNNEKAKILVGDKVPIITTTSTANVGISENVQYVDVGLKLDVEPRVTLDNFVNIKVGLEVSSLGERTVTRNGATVYTIGTRNASTVLRLKNGETQVLAGLILDDERKNASKLPGLGDLPLIGRLFSNQEDRKSKTEIVLAITPRIIGNITRPQVEITEYWSGTESLISDKPQVNFPPTGGSENPQDRIREQMRLRQLQLNENQEIPVAQEPIPETTSEQIPQQNSSQDGRGVLEQQATDSIQPPATNPIAAPEAIPSVIDSSGRLRPATQ; the protein is encoded by the coding sequence ATGGCGTTAGCCAGTTGTGCGTATGCGCCATGGGAAAAGTCGCCAGCCAAAGGCGGAACACCAGAAGAAAAAGTGGCTGCCGTACAAAAACGTGCAGATGTGAAAGCTGATGCGGTATTAGAAACAACCATCAGGCGTAAAGATTTATTGGTGACTAAAGAGCTTGCGGTAAAGCAGCTTGCTGAACAAGCGGATTTGGCTAAAGAAAAAGGTCAATATGACGAAGCGGACATTATTTATGATCGAATTTTGAGTTTTTTGCCTGAAGATCCCAACGCGATTAAAGGTAAAGCGCTGATTAATCAGCAAAAAGAACAAGATAAAAAATTGCAGCAAGCGACTGAATTGTTTGCAGAAAAAAAAGTGGAACCAGCGAGTGAAAAAGTGCGTGAAGTGCTGATGGAAAATCCACAACAAGCTAAAGCCATTGAATTACAAAAGCAGATAGAGGCGCAAATTAATCCAGTCAAAATCACGCCGCCCAGCTTAAAACCGCCGTTTGATAAATTGGTTTCATTGGAATTACGCGATGCGAATATTAAAGTGGTATTTGAGGCTTTATCACGCGCCACAGGTATTAACTTTATATTGGATAAAGATATCAAACCCGATACTAAAGCGACTATTTTCATTAAAAAAGCGCGCATTGATGAAGCAATTGATATGGTGCTTTCTAGCAATGGTTTGCAGAAAAAGGCGCTGTCAGATAACACCGCTTTGGTTTTCCCCAGCACGCCGCAAAAATTTAAAGACTATAAAGATCTGGTGATTCGCAGTTTCTTCTTTACCAATACCAACGCAAAACAAGTATCAGCTTTGCTGAAAACCATGTTGAAAACCAAAGATATTTTTGTGGATGAACGCTTGAATATGCTGGTGATGCGCGATACGCCAGAGGTGATTAAGATTGCGGAAAAATTGATTGCCGCCAATGACTTAGAAGATCCGGAGGTGATGCTGGATATCGAAGTGTTGGAAGTCAGTCGTAACCGTTTGCAAGAGTTGGGCATTATTTATCCGAATCAATTATCTGTTGTGACAGCGGATGCGTTAACGCTGGAATCACTTAAGGCGATTAAATCAGCCAATATTGGCGTATCACCTAACCCTGCGATTAATTTTAAAAAGACCACAGGTGATGTGAATTTATTATCTAACCCTAGAATTCGGGTGAAAAATAATGAAAAAGCCAAAATTTTGGTCGGTGATAAAGTGCCGATTATCACCACCACTTCAACCGCTAACGTGGGTATTTCTGAAAATGTGCAGTATGTAGATGTGGGCTTAAAGCTAGATGTAGAGCCACGTGTGACGCTGGATAACTTTGTGAATATTAAAGTTGGGCTGGAAGTAAGTTCACTGGGTGAAAGGACAGTAACCAGAAACGGTGCGACTGTTTATACCATTGGTACTAGAAACGCCAGTACAGTTTTGCGCTTAAAAAATGGCGAAACACAGGTATTAGCAGGGCTTATTTTGGATGATGAGCGCAAAAACGCTAGCAAATTACCAGGTTTAGGCGATTTACCACTGATTGGTAGATTGTTTTCAAATCAGGAAGATAGGAAAAGTAAGACCGAAATCGTGTTAGCAATTACACCAAGAATCATTGGTAATATCACGCGCCCGCAAGTTGAAATTACCGAATATTGGTCGGGTACAGAAAGTTTAATCAGCGATAAACCGCAAGTTAATTTTCCGCCAACTGGTGGCTCAGAAAATCCACAGGATAGAATTCGTGAGCAAATGCGTTTACGCCAATTGCAATTGAACGAGAATCAAGAAATACCAGTTGCTCAAGAACCAATACCAGAAACTACTTCAGAACAGATCCCGCAACAAAACTCCTCACAAGATGGGCGAGGCGTTTTAGAGCAGCAAGCGACTGACTCGATTCAGCCGCCAGCGACAAATCCGATTGCCGCACCCGAAGCCATACCTTCGGTGATTGATTCATCTGGCAGGTTAAGGCCTGCCACGCAATGA
- a CDS encoding type II secretion system protein, which translates to MTPPFEIKRHSKGFTLIELIVTVTIVSILASVTMPMLKMTVQRSKETELRANLRQIREAIDAYKKAADEGRINKSIEANGYPPNLEVLVNGVLDEKDVSKRKLKFLRRIPLDPMTSVTNAETEALPNNWGLRSYESDAAEPVAGDDVFDVYSLSAQIGINGVPYAKW; encoded by the coding sequence ATGACGCCACCTTTTGAAATAAAGCGCCATTCAAAAGGCTTTACGTTGATTGAGCTGATTGTCACGGTGACTATCGTGTCTATTTTGGCCAGTGTGACGATGCCGATGCTGAAAATGACCGTACAACGCAGCAAAGAAACTGAATTGCGTGCGAATCTACGCCAAATTCGCGAAGCGATTGACGCGTATAAAAAAGCGGCCGATGAAGGCCGAATAAATAAAAGTATTGAAGCGAATGGTTATCCGCCCAACTTAGAAGTATTGGTTAATGGCGTGCTGGATGAAAAAGATGTGAGTAAAAGAAAGCTCAAGTTTTTGCGCAGAATTCCGCTAGATCCGATGACCAGCGTTACCAATGCAGAAACCGAAGCGCTGCCGAATAATTGGGGTTTACGCAGTTATGAGAGCGATGCGGCCGAGCCTGTTGCTGGGGATGATGTATTCGATGTGTATTCACTTAGCGCACAAATTGGCATTAATGGTGTGCCTTATGCCAAATGGTAA
- a CDS encoding prepilin-type N-terminal cleavage/methylation domain-containing protein — MPNGKAVKVNNKKAVVSGFTLVEMLVVLAILALLLTLAAPKYFSSIDRAKDAALKQDLTTVRESLDKFYADTGQYPKTLDDLVDKKYIRKLPFDPITNSSVTWLITPPEPPLEGDIADIHSGAVGLAQDGSQYADW, encoded by the coding sequence ATGCCAAATGGTAAAGCAGTTAAAGTGAACAACAAAAAGGCTGTTGTTTCAGGTTTTACGCTGGTTGAAATGCTGGTGGTTTTAGCGATTTTGGCATTATTGTTAACACTTGCTGCGCCTAAATATTTTAGTAGTATAGACCGCGCAAAAGATGCGGCATTAAAGCAAGATTTAACAACGGTGCGCGAAAGTCTCGATAAATTTTATGCAGATACGGGGCAGTATCCAAAAACGCTAGATGACTTGGTGGATAAAAAATATATCCGCAAACTGCCATTCGATCCCATCACTAATAGCAGCGTGACTTGGCTAATCACACCGCCAGAACCGCCATTAGAAGGCGATATTGCCGATATTCACAGTGGCGCAGTGGGGCTGGCGCAAGATGGCAGCCAATATGCCGATTGGTAA
- a CDS encoding type II secretion system protein, protein MPIFTVAQWGWRKMAANMPIGNWPMNKQAGFTYMGLLMIVAIAGIAMAGVGVVWHQESQREREKELLFIGAEYRKAIGSYFESSPGGIKQYPQTLQELVLDKRFPNIKRHIRQLYADPFAKDNQSWNLVLEQGQIRGVYSTAEAKPIKKFGFASTEESFSEAESYSDWRFIYAPGSLASSAPIQNANQPDNLPDSQSNSNEPSNNEFNSLPPSINAPNTSEPEIPPSNSMPFETLPPSINAIDNSAAQPAN, encoded by the coding sequence TTGCCGATATTCACAGTGGCGCAGTGGGGCTGGCGCAAGATGGCAGCCAATATGCCGATTGGTAATTGGCCTATGAACAAACAAGCGGGTTTTACCTATATGGGTTTGTTAATGATCGTGGCGATTGCGGGCATCGCAATGGCTGGTGTGGGCGTTGTGTGGCACCAAGAATCGCAGCGTGAGCGAGAAAAAGAGTTATTGTTTATTGGCGCAGAGTATCGCAAAGCGATTGGCAGTTATTTTGAAAGTAGCCCGGGCGGCATCAAACAATATCCGCAAACCTTGCAAGAGTTAGTATTAGATAAACGCTTCCCCAATATTAAACGCCACATACGACAACTGTATGCTGACCCGTTTGCAAAAGATAATCAATCTTGGAACTTGGTGTTAGAGCAAGGCCAAATTAGAGGCGTCTACAGTACAGCAGAAGCAAAGCCAATTAAAAAATTCGGCTTTGCCAGTACAGAAGAAAGTTTTAGTGAAGCCGAATCTTACAGCGATTGGCGATTTATTTATGCGCCTGGCAGTTTGGCGAGTAGCGCGCCAATACAAAATGCTAATCAGCCAGACAATTTGCCAGACAGTCAGAGTAATAGTAATGAGCCTAGTAATAATGAATTCAACAGTCTTCCGCCCAGTATTAATGCACCCAATACCAGTGAGCCAGAAATTCCGCCATCAAACAGCATGCCGTTTGAAACGTTGCCGCCTAGTATTAACGCGATAGATAATTCAGCTGCACAACCCGCAAACTAA